CATCTCTTACTTCGGCACGAAAACTTGCGAGGCGACGATGACCCAAACGGGACAGGACATCGTCCTGACGCGATCGACGATCGCATTCGGCCGCGCGCAGCATTTTTTCGGCACCAAAGCCAAGGTCGCCAAGCAAGTGCTTCGGCAGGTAAAATAAGGTCTCCCGGCCCGGCAGCATTAAGTCTCCGTCTCGACATCGAGACTGTCATTAAGCATGGTTTGGCGGAGGGCTGTCCGCTCCTGACCGATTTTCGACAGGTGCGGGGCAGTGAACTGAGCAGCAGTGAACTTAAGCTTAGCCTCGGCGATATCCTTGGTCTTAAGGCTGCCTTTTCGTCGGGCCCTGCCTGCTTTGTCTTCCGCGCCAACTTGCGTAGCCAAGAGACGTGAATCCCCTAGATGTTTCAAATGTGCACGTCGGCAAAGTCAGCAGAGTCCTAGGTCCCAACCCTGCGTAGAGCTCGGGCGGATGAATAATCCTTAGGCAAAATATCTATATAAAACAATGACTTAATGGTAAAATTGGCGGAGAGGGAGGGATTCGAACCCCCGATACGGTTGCCCGTATGCCGCATTTCGAGTGCGGTGCTTTCAACCGCTCAGCCACCTCTCCGGAACCCTGACCTTCGGTCATGAATCGGGCTGACGCCCTCGTCACGACGGCCCGGCCGGGCCGGGGCTATCTAGCCAACATGGCCGGGACAAACAAGGGGCGGCAGGGTATATGGGCAGGGGGGCTTAAGAGAACCGTCCGCGCAAGGGACATGCCGACTGCCATTTCGCTAACCAGCCTGCGCCGGGAATTGCGGAGCCTCCTGTTAACGCTGGGCCTCGTCGGCATCGCGACGGTGTTCGCCCTCGGCGTCATCTGGTACCTCGGGCTGACCCGCGTCTCCATTATCTACCTTGTTCCAGTCCTCATCGCGGCTCTTCGCTGGGGCCTGGTGGCGGCGCTGTTCGCGTCGGCCTGCGGCGTAGCCGCTAACGCCTTCCTTGTCCTTCCACCACTCTTTTCGTTCCGAATCGACAGTTCGCATGACCTCGTCAGCCTCCTGATTCAAGCTATCGTCGCCGTGACGGTGAGCCAGCTCGCGAGCCGCCTCAAACGGGAACTCGAGCATTCGCGCCAGCGCGAGATCGACCTGCGCGACCTTTACGACTTCTCGCGGCGCATCGCCGTCGCCTTCGACGTCGCCGAAATCCAGGCAGCAATCGAGGATCACCTCACCACGGTCATTCAGCGCGAGGTGCTCCTTTTCGCCAGCGCACGCGACGCGGCGATCGCCGCCGAAAAACGTGCCGGCGCAACCGTACCGCAACATGTCTATGCCCGGATCGCGGCCATCGACGCGTCGGATGCCGAAGGCAAAACGAATCCCGCCGCCGCCAGCGTCATGGCCGGCGATGAAGAAATTTGGCTGGTACGGGCGGTTTCGCCCAAGAGTCCCGAATTCGGCGTCGTCGCCGTCAATCTCGGGCATCCGTCTCAGGGCAATATTGATGACATGCGGGTCCGCGTCGACGCCGTGCTCGCCGATGCCACCGCCACGCTCGACCGCCTCGGCATCGCTCAGGCGATCAACGAAGCACGCATGCGCGCGGAAACCGACCAATTGCGCGATGCGCTGATCGGGTCGGTGAGCCACGAACTGCGCACACCGCTCGCCTCGATCCTGGGCGCCGCCACCGTTCTGAGCACCGCCCCGGCGCTGGCCGCCGAGCCGAAACTGCGGGCGTTGGCGCTGGACGTGCGCTCCGAGGCGGAACGGCTCAACAGCGAGATCCAGAATCTCATCGACGCCACGCGCATTTCCAGCGATACCGTCAAGCCGCGCATGGAATGGGCCGACCCCGCAGACATTCTCGACACCGCGCTGGAAAGTTGCCGGAAAAGGCTGGCCCAGCACAAACTCACGCTCAACCTGCCGCAGGATCTGCCCCTCATTCACGTCGACCCGGTGCTGGTGAAGCAAGCGCTCGTGCAAGTGTTCGACAATGCCGCGAAATATTCGCCGCCCGGTTCGACCATCACGGTGGCGGCGCGCGCCCGCGACGGCCGCATGATTCTCAATGTCAGCGACGAAGGCGCGGGTCTCACCGCGGCCGAGCTACCGCGCATCTGGGATCGCTTCGCGCGCGGCGGGCGGACAGCAACGGAGACCAGCGGTTCGGGGCTCGGCCTCTGGATCGCAAGATCCTTTATCGACGCCAATGGCGGTAAAATGAACGCTGTCAGCGACGGCCTTGGCCGAGGCACGACGATGGCGATCGAATTGCCGGTGGCTCAGGCCGCCGTCTATCCAACGGAAAGCGACCGCGATGAGTGAAGTTTCGCCTATCGTACTGATTGTCGACGACGAGGTTCAGATCCGCCGCTTCCTGCGCACCGGCTTTGAACTCAACGGCTTTGTCGTACACGAGTCCGGTACCGGCGCCGAGGCGATCCGCGCCGCGGCGATGCGGCCGATCGATATCGTGATCGTCGATCTTGGGCTCCCCGACATGGATGGCGCCGAGGTGGTCACACGCCTGCGTTCCTGGTCGACAGTGCCGATCATCGTGCTGTCGGTGCGCTCGGCCGAAACGCAGAAGGTGCAACTCCTCGAAATGGGCGCCGACGATTACGTGGTGAAGCCCTTCGGCATCGCCGAGTTGCTCGCCCGCGTGCGCGTTGCGCTGCGCCGGCAGTCACGCGCGGCGTCCGGCGAGCCGTCGGTGACAATTGGGCCACTGACCATCGATCTCGCTGCGCGCACCGTGACCCTCAACGGACAGCGCCTGACGCTGACGCCGAAGGAATATCGCTTGCTCCAGGTGCTGGCGCAGCATGCCGGTAACGTGGTTACCCATCAGCATCTGCTGAAGGAAGTGTGGGGCTCGGTCCATGTTCAGGACACACATTACCTGCGCATCTTCGTGCGCAAGCTGCGGCAGAAGATCGAGCCAACGCCGGATTCGCCGAAAATCCTGGTGACCGAGCTGGGCGTCGGCTACCGGCTGGCGCATGCCGCCGAGGCGGAGAACGGAGCGGCGGCCCCGGTGACGGCGGGGTGAGAGATAGCCGCACTCCCACCGTGCTATTTCAAGCGTCTAGGCGCCGGGGATTTGCGTTGCTGCGCTTCAGGTTTTGATCGCCCGCCGCACGACCTCCATCTTGATCAGCATGCGCGGCTCGTGACCCGGCAGGTCGACAAACCCAAGCTCCCGATACAGTTTGGCCGCGCGCTCGTTGAGCGCATCGAGCACAATGAAATGCGCGCCGATCTGATCGGCGACCACGACGCAGCGCTTGAAAGCATCCGCAAGCAACAGCTTTCCAAGCCCATTGCCCTGCTGGTCGCGAGCTACCGCTACAACTGACAAATAGATTGCCGGGATCGTCGGATAGGACGGCAGCTTCCTGCGCTGATCTGGCGGGAGAGTAGTGGCGTCGATCGCATGTGAGTTGAGAGCGTAAAAGCCGGCTATGCCGGGGCCCGCATCGAGGCAGGCGACATAGACCCGAGTGTGGTCATCGTCCTGTTGCCGCGCCGCCATGCTCTTGAGAAAATTATCGAGGCGCTCCTCGCCGCACGAAAAAGCCGCCCGATCGTGCTTCTTGCGATCGAGCGGCTCGATGCGGATGCGCGCGAGGAAAGCGCGATCGATCATTTCGGCTTCGCGACCTCGGCATGGAGCGTCATCAGGTCCGTCAGGCTCTCACTCGGCTCGGTTGCTTCCAGAGCTGCGACGAAAGCGGCGTGCGCCGACGGCTGCAGGGCCGTGACTTCGTAATCACGAAGCGTATCCCGCGCCGCCTTCGCTGCCGCTGCCACCGTGAACTCGGAGGCGTTCACACCAAGCAGGCTGGCCGCCTTCTCGATGAGGTCCTTGGCTT
The Pseudolabrys sp. FHR47 genome window above contains:
- a CDS encoding GNAT family N-acetyltransferase, translating into MIDRAFLARIRIEPLDRKKHDRAAFSCGEERLDNFLKSMAARQQDDDHTRVYVACLDAGPGIAGFYALNSHAIDATTLPPDQRRKLPSYPTIPAIYLSVVAVARDQQGNGLGKLLLADAFKRCVVVADQIGAHFIVLDALNERAAKLYRELGFVDLPGHEPRMLIKMEVVRRAIKT
- a CDS encoding DUF1778 domain-containing protein, which codes for MLPYRADQSVRGLKSARMEQRTTQEAKDLIEKAASLLGVNASEFTVAAAAKAARDTLRDYEVTALQPSAHAAFVAALEATEPSESLTDLMTLHAEVAKPK
- a CDS encoding response regulator, with the translated sequence MSEVSPIVLIVDDEVQIRRFLRTGFELNGFVVHESGTGAEAIRAAAMRPIDIVIVDLGLPDMDGAEVVTRLRSWSTVPIIVLSVRSAETQKVQLLEMGADDYVVKPFGIAELLARVRVALRRQSRAASGEPSVTIGPLTIDLAARTVTLNGQRLTLTPKEYRLLQVLAQHAGNVVTHQHLLKEVWGSVHVQDTHYLRIFVRKLRQKIEPTPDSPKILVTELGVGYRLAHAAEAENGAAAPVTAG
- a CDS encoding DUF4118 domain-containing protein, coding for MNRADALVTTARPGRGYLANMAGTNKGRQGIWAGGLKRTVRARDMPTAISLTSLRRELRSLLLTLGLVGIATVFALGVIWYLGLTRVSIIYLVPVLIAALRWGLVAALFASACGVAANAFLVLPPLFSFRIDSSHDLVSLLIQAIVAVTVSQLASRLKRELEHSRQREIDLRDLYDFSRRIAVAFDVAEIQAAIEDHLTTVIQREVLLFASARDAAIAAEKRAGATVPQHVYARIAAIDASDAEGKTNPAAASVMAGDEEIWLVRAVSPKSPEFGVVAVNLGHPSQGNIDDMRVRVDAVLADATATLDRLGIAQAINEARMRAETDQLRDALIGSVSHELRTPLASILGAATVLSTAPALAAEPKLRALALDVRSEAERLNSEIQNLIDATRISSDTVKPRMEWADPADILDTALESCRKRLAQHKLTLNLPQDLPLIHVDPVLVKQALVQVFDNAAKYSPPGSTITVAARARDGRMILNVSDEGAGLTAAELPRIWDRFARGGRTATETSGSGLGLWIARSFIDANGGKMNAVSDGLGRGTTMAIELPVAQAAVYPTESDRDE